From Candidatus Nomurabacteria bacterium, one genomic window encodes:
- the rpsG gene encoding 30S ribosomal protein S7, producing MPRKVTKSLVRDIKPDRMYESVLVQRLINKVMLHGKKQLAEKLVYEAMEQAAKTLKEKDPLEVLIKALDNVKPSLETRSRRVGGANYQIPFEVKGQRQTHLTLMWFVAAARGRKGIPMAKRLSLEIVDAFNNTGTAVKKKEDTHKMAESNRAFAHFARS from the coding sequence ATGCCAAGAAAAGTAACTAAAAGCCTAGTCCGAGATATCAAACCAGATCGAATGTACGAATCTGTGTTGGTTCAAAGATTAATTAACAAAGTTATGTTGCACGGTAAAAAGCAGTTAGCCGAAAAGCTAGTTTACGAAGCTATGGAGCAGGCTGCCAAAACATTAAAAGAAAAAGATCCTCTCGAAGTCTTGATCAAAGCTCTCGACAACGTTAAGCCAAGTCTCGAGACTCGGTCACGTCGAGTCGGTGGTGCCAACTACCAGATACCTTTTGAGGTAAAGGGCCAACGTCAAACTCACCTAACCCTAATGTGGTTCGTCGCTGCTGCACGCGGTCGCAAAGGAATCCCGATGGCTAAGCGCTTGAGCCTAGAAATCGTTGATGCTTTCAACAATACTGGTACAGCCGTCAAGAAAAAAGAAGACACTCATAAGATGGCCGAAAGCAACCGCGCCTTCGCTCATTTTGCAAGGTCGTAA
- the rpsL gene encoding 30S ribosomal protein S12: MPTINQLVRKPRKATKAKSKSPALHRVTNSLTTTVYEKSAPFKRGVCVKVTTKTPKKPNSALRKVARVRLVNGHEVWAYIPGEGHNLQEHAVVMIRGGRVPDLPGVRYHVVRGHLDLQGVSDRKSARSKYGAKKA, encoded by the coding sequence GTGCCTACGATCAATCAGTTAGTTCGAAAGCCAAGAAAGGCCACTAAAGCTAAGTCAAAATCACCCGCACTTCATCGGGTTACCAACAGTTTAACAACAACTGTTTACGAAAAGTCGGCACCATTCAAACGAGGTGTTTGCGTAAAAGTAACTACAAAAACTCCTAAAAAACCAAACTCAGCCCTCCGCAAAGTTGCCCGAGTCCGACTAGTCAATGGTCACGAAGTCTGGGCCTACATCCCTGGCGAAGGCCACAACCTACAAGAGCACGCCGTAGTGATGATCCGTGGTGGTCGTGTGCCAGATTTGCCGGGTGTCCGCTACCACGTTGTGCGTGGTCACCTAGATCTTCAGGGTGTTTCCGATCGTAAAAGTGCTCGTAGTAAATACGGCGCCAAGAAAGCCTAG
- the rpoC gene encoding DNA-directed RNA polymerase subunit beta': MRNVTQGTSFSDFDAVRLAVASANNILDWSHGEVLKPETINYRTQKPEKDGLFCEKIFGPVKDINPNDSKYKGIRSREAAVDKNGELVTKSIVRRERMGHITLAAPVTHIWFLRGTPSAIGQITNMTVKNLERIVYFASYLILKVDLEKRDSMLADVEAEYEAAQAAVKIRYEKAAEAEDADVKALAEARTKELDELAENFEVAREQLNSLQLHAMINETDYRKLPDEYAELIEVSMGGEAIKGLLESIDVDQLITDLSAEAETTKGQRKKKILKRLRTLESMKRAGISPVDMCLTVLPVIPPDLRPMVQLTGGRFATSDLNDLYRRVINRNNRLKKLNELKAPEVIRRNEMRMLQEAVDALIDNNASRAGRSVSTNGQRRKLKSLADLLKGKQGRFRQNLLGKRVDYSGRSVIVAGPELRMDECGLPKMMALELFKPFVIGRLIELEQAHNIRSATRMIESGETEVWDALDAVIEGKYVLLNRAPSLHRLSVQAFRPRLVEGKAVQLHPLVCKGFNADFDGDQMAVHLPLSDAAQKEARELMVASKNLLHPADSSPILHIEQDIVLGAYYMTYDKYPEHKRRAYSSIEEAIFARDQEIIQWQSPITIRFRGQVHETTLGRVLFNELFPEDFPYQNEVMNKKNIQKVMALVYDMYGSETTAKIADDLKNMAFEYATRSGLSMGMGDFPEIEGVDAKLKEGAEKTAKISEQYEHGFITDDERYRLTVDNWFDINNQIQAIVTEQFSKTDTAMSVAVLSGARGNAGQVKSVAGSVGVLADTTGRAIELPVNGNFLHGLPTLEYFISTRGARKTLVDIALRTADSGYLTRRLVDVSQDVFTIEDDSLDDKGFPMYRSDSEDIGIMFGSRLVGRYLAEDVKGHGKHGDLVTKEMADAIHEDENIKTVRIQSVLSTPNLNGIPAKSYGIDPATGHLVAINHPVGVIAAQSIGEPGTQLSLDSKHTGGAASISDETSTGLNRVEELFEARAPKGMAYLSQVSGKVKVWEDGDHYVVQVTGADVQPVEVALEGRKAQVASGSTVLAGDVIASDKKGERPLTAPASGLVEVAKDKLILTPSTESTARYEIPGFKQVLVSEGDSVEAGDRLTSGSINLQELMALKGVEATQRYILTEISRVFALQGRHVSDKHLEVVIRQMFSRVQIEEAGDTEFVNGDIVSKAAVVAANAELVAHNKQPAQFNQLLLGITKVSTWSDSFLSAASFQDTTRVLISAATSGKIDHLRGLKENVILGRKIPVGTGVQPEESELEFANMTEVDNA; this comes from the coding sequence ATGAGAAACGTTACGCAAGGCACAAGTTTTTCCGACTTCGACGCCGTCCGCTTAGCAGTTGCTAGTGCAAACAACATCTTAGACTGGTCGCATGGCGAGGTGCTTAAACCTGAAACCATCAACTACCGGACCCAAAAACCAGAAAAGGATGGTCTATTCTGCGAAAAGATTTTTGGACCAGTTAAAGATATCAATCCAAACGACAGCAAATACAAAGGCATCCGTTCACGTGAAGCAGCTGTCGATAAAAACGGCGAACTAGTCACAAAGTCGATTGTCCGTCGCGAACGAATGGGGCATATTACTTTAGCTGCACCAGTTACACATATCTGGTTCTTGCGAGGTACGCCAAGTGCGATTGGTCAAATCACCAATATGACAGTTAAAAACTTAGAGCGAATTGTTTATTTTGCCTCATATTTGATCTTAAAAGTCGATCTGGAAAAGCGCGATTCTATGTTGGCCGACGTAGAAGCCGAGTACGAAGCCGCCCAAGCTGCTGTTAAAATTCGCTACGAAAAAGCTGCCGAAGCCGAAGACGCAGACGTGAAGGCATTAGCCGAAGCCCGCACCAAAGAGCTCGACGAGTTAGCCGAAAACTTCGAAGTTGCTCGCGAACAGCTAAACAGCTTGCAGCTTCACGCAATGATCAACGAGACTGATTATCGCAAATTACCAGACGAGTATGCCGAGCTAATCGAAGTTTCTATGGGTGGCGAAGCCATAAAAGGACTGCTTGAAAGTATTGATGTTGATCAACTGATTACAGATTTAAGTGCCGAAGCCGAAACCACAAAAGGCCAACGCAAGAAAAAGATTCTTAAGCGACTCCGAACACTCGAGAGTATGAAACGCGCTGGTATTTCCCCTGTCGACATGTGCTTAACAGTTTTGCCAGTCATCCCACCCGATCTACGTCCGATGGTTCAACTAACCGGTGGACGATTTGCCACCAGTGACCTTAACGATCTTTACCGCCGCGTAATTAACCGTAACAATCGTCTCAAGAAACTCAACGAGCTTAAGGCCCCAGAAGTTATTCGTCGCAACGAAATGCGTATGCTTCAGGAAGCAGTCGATGCATTGATCGACAACAACGCTTCGCGAGCTGGACGCTCGGTTAGCACCAACGGTCAGCGCCGTAAGCTCAAGAGTTTAGCCGACCTACTTAAAGGTAAACAAGGTCGTTTCCGCCAAAACTTACTCGGTAAGCGTGTTGACTACTCTGGTCGTTCAGTAATTGTAGCTGGCCCAGAACTGCGTATGGATGAATGCGGTCTGCCTAAGATGATGGCCCTAGAACTCTTCAAGCCATTTGTAATCGGTCGATTGATCGAACTAGAGCAAGCGCACAACATTCGGAGTGCAACTCGAATGATTGAATCAGGCGAAACCGAAGTTTGGGACGCCCTAGACGCCGTAATCGAAGGCAAATATGTACTGCTTAACCGCGCACCGAGCTTGCACCGTTTGAGTGTCCAGGCTTTCCGGCCTCGTTTGGTCGAAGGTAAAGCCGTTCAGCTCCATCCGCTAGTCTGCAAAGGCTTCAACGCTGACTTCGATGGTGACCAGATGGCTGTTCACCTACCACTATCCGACGCTGCCCAGAAAGAAGCCCGTGAGTTAATGGTTGCTAGCAAGAACTTGCTTCACCCAGCCGACAGCTCACCAATCTTACACATCGAACAAGATATCGTTCTAGGCGCATATTACATGACCTACGATAAATATCCTGAACATAAGCGACGTGCTTACTCGAGTATCGAAGAAGCAATTTTTGCCAGAGATCAAGAAATAATCCAATGGCAGTCGCCAATTACTATACGATTCCGTGGTCAAGTTCATGAAACTACACTTGGTCGGGTGCTGTTCAACGAGCTATTCCCAGAAGATTTCCCATATCAAAATGAGGTGATGAACAAGAAGAACATCCAGAAAGTTATGGCACTTGTTTACGATATGTATGGCTCTGAAACTACTGCAAAAATTGCCGACGATCTAAAAAACATGGCATTTGAATATGCCACTCGCTCCGGACTATCGATGGGTATGGGCGACTTCCCAGAAATCGAAGGTGTCGACGCAAAACTAAAAGAAGGTGCCGAGAAAACAGCCAAAATTTCCGAACAGTACGAACATGGCTTCATTACCGACGACGAACGCTATCGCTTAACGGTTGATAACTGGTTTGATATCAACAACCAGATTCAAGCAATCGTGACCGAACAGTTCAGTAAGACAGATACAGCTATGTCTGTGGCTGTATTATCTGGTGCTCGTGGTAACGCTGGACAGGTAAAATCGGTCGCCGGCTCTGTTGGCGTGCTTGCAGATACTACTGGCCGAGCCATTGAGCTGCCTGTTAATGGCAACTTCTTACATGGTTTGCCAACATTGGAATATTTCATTTCAACACGTGGTGCACGTAAGACACTGGTTGATATCGCCCTACGTACCGCAGACTCAGGCTACCTGACACGCCGTCTAGTCGACGTTAGCCAGGATGTCTTTACAATCGAAGACGACAGCCTTGACGACAAAGGTTTCCCAATGTACCGCTCAGACTCCGAAGACATAGGTATTATGTTCGGTAGTCGATTAGTTGGCCGTTACCTTGCCGAAGACGTTAAAGGTCATGGCAAGCATGGTGATCTAGTAACAAAAGAAATGGCCGATGCCATCCACGAAGATGAAAATATCAAGACTGTTAGAATTCAGAGCGTACTTTCGACTCCAAATCTAAATGGAATCCCTGCAAAAAGCTATGGAATCGACCCAGCAACCGGTCACTTAGTAGCGATTAATCACCCTGTAGGTGTGATTGCCGCCCAGAGTATTGGTGAGCCAGGTACACAGCTGTCTCTAGACTCTAAACACACCGGTGGTGCAGCTAGCATATCCGATGAAACTTCGACTGGACTAAATCGTGTCGAAGAGTTGTTTGAAGCCCGCGCACCAAAAGGTATGGCTTACTTAAGTCAGGTTTCGGGTAAGGTAAAAGTCTGGGAAGATGGCGATCATTATGTAGTCCAGGTGACTGGCGCAGATGTTCAACCAGTCGAGGTCGCTTTAGAAGGTCGAAAAGCTCAAGTTGCTAGTGGTAGCACCGTACTAGCTGGTGATGTCATCGCTAGTGATAAAAAAGGCGAGCGACCATTAACTGCACCTGCCAGCGGATTGGTCGAAGTAGCCAAAGACAAACTGATTCTTACTCCAAGCACCGAAAGCACTGCCCGCTATGAAATCCCAGGATTCAAGCAGGTACTAGTAAGCGAAGGTGACTCTGTAGAGGCTGGTGATCGACTGACTAGCGGTTCGATTAATCTCCAAGAATTAATGGCGCTTAAAGGTGTCGAGGCCACTCAACGCTATATCTTGACCGAAATTAGTCGTGTGTTTGCACTCCAAGGTCGACACGTATCCGATAAACATTTAGAGGTAGTTATCCGCCAAATGTTTAGCCGAGTTCAGATCGAAGAAGCCGGTGACACAGAGTTTGTAAATGGTGATATTGTCAGCAAAGCTGCGGTTGTAGCAGCCAATGCCGAACTAGTCGCGCACAACAAGCAGCCAGCTCAGTTTAACCAGTTACTGCTTGGAATTACTAAGGTTAGTACTTGGAGCGACAGCTTCTTATCGGCAGCTAGTTTCCAAGACACAACTAGAGTTCTGATTAGCGCAGCTACAAGTGGCAAGATTGACCACCTAAGAGGCTTAAAAGAAAACGTGATTTTGGGACGTAAAATACCAGTTGGAACAGGTGTTCAGCCCGAAGAGTCTGAATTAGAGTTTGCCAATATGACAGAGGTTGACAATGCATAG